Proteins encoded within one genomic window of Triticum aestivum cultivar Chinese Spring chromosome 2D, IWGSC CS RefSeq v2.1, whole genome shotgun sequence:
- the LOC123052952 gene encoding uncharacterized protein, whose protein sequence is MGKKGKRRGEAAATGAPEEAAEQEAPAASAAASDSATPRRSRRRGGDAGAAQEASATVHALDPADAGKGTADREKKPQLNERKKNKREQSPCAAASSADAAATGKSGVDCTDGEGVIGDSEVRKKRKKNKKIMQEPSSSTVSDDNAVEVNKSGVGCKHVEDVPGDDEASRRPRNEEDLGFSAANIAEQDVPKGKKKPKLGKRNKNKQEPSFPAVVDAAIVIGKSENESTDGKGVPGISEISKSPRNGEGQDCPKVNIVAKETLERKKPEPRKWKKNKQGRSRAAVSDDGAVEADKSGNVGTDGDDALGDAHVSMSTVEDPCCPEANMAEKGTQEKKKRKPKKRKNNKEGSPSVVLDTGAVVADEYGNSCMNGDGAPQDGEASISPRDGEDPNCPGVNIAEKGVPKLKKNKLKKWKKKNQEQSPSTLLDAGDVVPDKSGRGSTNVEAASRGADVTTSPRPGEGPECPNANITEHLVEENKVNEDYSQEPKLKKQKKCKQDQSPSVIPDTSGVVVDKIEKGYIEGEGGEGLPGDTEISMSPRNGKGPDCPEVNIAENLVEGKNENNGNSQKPKRKKRKRKKRAQVAVTEAPAVGDVSSDERKDVCRTGTVKVTGSMGYSICESEVTAKNVVQDMYSPGGSLVRFQRKKLLILDLNGLLADITPIHRNSRDSRLAHAKVRGKYVFIRPYHDDFLRFCFQNFELGVWSSRMKVNVDDVVDILMKDLRRHLLFCWDASHCTTTKCSTLENQRKPLVLKELKKLWNKEDPDLPWEQGEFSPSNTLLVDDSPYKALCNPPHTAIFPQPYSYHNRTDNSLGPGGDLRVYLENLAAADDVQRYVQEHPFGQPFITESDPNWDFYAKIRDRLEKREKCAA, encoded by the exons ATGGGGAAGAAGGGCAAGCGGCGGGGCGAGGCCGCCGCTacgggtgcgccggaggaggctgcCGAGCAGGAGGCTCCCGCGGCATCCGCTGCCGCTTCTGATTCAGCCACGCCGAGGAGGAGcaggcgacggggcggcgacgccGGGGCCGCGCAGGAGGCCTCCGCCACCGTACACGCACTGGATCCCGCCGATGCAG GGAAGGGGACAGCGGACAGGGAAAAGAAGCCTCAGCTCAACGAACGAAAGAAGAATAAGAGGGAGCAATCTCCTTGTGCTGCTGCATCGAGTGCTGATGCTGCCGCCACGGGTAAATCAGGTGTTGACTGCACTGATGGGGAAGGTGTTATAGGAGACTCTGAAGTTcgcaagaaaagaaaaaagaataagaaGATTATGCAGGAGCCATCCTCTTCTACTGTGTCTGATGACAATGCTGTTGAGGTAAACAAATCCGGAGTTGGCTGCAAACATGTGGAAGATGTACCGGGAGATGATGAAGCTAGTAGGCGTCCCAGAAATGAAGAGGATCTAGGCTTTTCTGCTGCAAACATTGCAGAACAGGATGTACCGAAGGGTAAGAAGAAGCCCAAGCTGGGGAAACGGAATAAGAACAAGCAAGAACCATCATTTCCTGCTGTAGTGGATGCTGCCATTGTGATTGGTAAATCTGAAAATGAAAGTACAGATGGGAAGGGCGTTCCAGGAATTTCTGAAATTAGTAAGAGTCCCAGAAATGGAGAGGGTCAAGATTGTCCCAAGGTAAACATTGTGGCGAAGGAGACACTGGAGAGGAAGAAGCCTGAACCCAGGAAATGGAAGAAGAATAAGCAGGGGCGATCACGTGCTGCTGTGTCTGATGATGGTGCTGTTGAGGCAGACAAATCTGGAAATGTTGGCACAGATGGGGATGATGCTTTGGGAGATGCGCATGTTAGTATGagcacggtagaggatccatgctGTCCAGAGGCAAACATGGCAGAGAAGGGGACACAGGAGAAGAAGAAGCGTAAGCCCAAGAAACGAAAGAATAATAAGGAAGGATCCCCTTCTGTTGTACTTGATACTGGTGCTGTTGTGGCAGATGAATATGGAAATAGCTGTATGAATGGTGATGGTGCACCACAGGATGGTGAAGCTAGTATTAGCCCTAGAGATGGAGAGGACCCAAACTGTCCTGGGGTAAACATTGCAGAGAAGGGGGTACCAAAGTTGAAGAAGAATAAGCTCAaaaaatggaagaagaagaaccagGAGCAATCCCCTTCTACCTTGTTGGATGCCGGTGATGTTGTGCCAGATAAATCAGGACGTGGCAGCACAAATGTGGAAGCTGCATCCAGAGGTGCTGATGTCACTACAAGTCCCAGACCTGGAGAGGGTCCAGAATGTCCCAATGCAAACATAACTGAGCATTTGGTGGAGGAAAATAAAGTGAATGAAGACTACTCTCAGGAACCTAAGCTCAAGAAACAGAAGAAATGTAAGCAAGATCAATCCCCTTCTGTTATACCAGACACCAGTGGTGTTGTGGTGGATAAAATTGAAAAGGGCTACATAGAAGGCGAAGGAGGGGAAGGTCTACCAGGAGATACTGAAATCAGTATGAGTCCCAGAAATGGAAAGGGACCAGATTGTCCTGAGGTAAACATAGCTGAAAATTTGGTGGAGGGAAAGAATGAGAATAACGGCAACTCTCAGAAGCCTAAGCGGAAGAAACGGAAAAGGAAGAAGAGGGCTCAAGTAGCTGTTACTGAGGCACCTGCGGTGGGTGATGTCAGCTCAGATGAAAGGAAGGATGTGTGTAGGACAGGTACCGTGAAGGTTACAGGAAGTATGGGATACTCTATATGTGAATCTGAGGTTACTGCAAAAAATGTTGTCCAGGATATGTACTCACCAGGAGGATCGCTTGTAAGGTTTCAGAGGAAAAAACTTCTTATTCTTGATCTTAATGGTCTGCTTGCGGATATCACTCCAATCCACCGCAACTCTCGCGACTCTCGCTTGGCACATGCAAAAGTTCGAGGCAAATATG TCTTCATAAGACCATACCATGACGATTTTCTGAGATtttgcttccagaactttgagctAGGGGTATGGTCGTCAAGAATGAA AGTAAATGTGGATGATGTTGTCGATATCCTTATGAAAGATCTCAGGCGACACTTGCTATTCTGCTGG GATGCATCTCACTGCACTACTACCAAGTGTAGTACTCTTGAAAATCAACGCAAACCCTTAGTACTGAAGGAACTAAAGAAACTGTGGAATAAAGAGGACCCTGATCTTCCGTGGGAGCAAGGGGAATTTTCGCCTTCGAATACTTTGCTTGTGGATGATTCCCCTTACAAGGCTCTGTGCAATCCG CCACACACTGCCATTTTCCCACAACCCTACAGCTACCATAACAGGACGGATAATTCATTGG GACCAGGTGGAGATCTTCGTGTGTATCTAGAGAACCTTGCTGCTGCAGATGATGTTCAGCGTTATGTTCAGGAGCACCCTTTTGGTCAACCTTTCATTACTGAGAGTGATCCGAATTGGGATTTCTATGCAAAAATACGTGACAGACTGGAGAAGCGAGAGAAGTGTGCCGCTTGA